ATAAATTCTGCTCTTCTTTGGTGATTTAGAGCAAAGTTTTGGGGATTTTTTTTATAATAATCTTGATGATACCCCTCTGCTTCATAAAAAGGTTGCGCAGGCTCAATTTGCGTGACAATTGGTTCTTTAAAAATACCGCTATCAGCTAAAGCTTGACGACTTTTTAAAGCTGCAACTTTTTGTTCTTCGTTCAAATAAAAAATTACCGGCCGATAATTATCACCACGATCTTGAAATTGACCAAAGGCGTCCGTTGGATCTGTTTGTTGCCAATAAATTTGCAATAAATCAGTATAACGGATCACTGCTGGATCAAAAATAATTTCAACAGCTTCGGTATGACCTGTTGTGTGGGTCAAAACTTGTTCATAAGTTGGATTTTTAACATGCCCCCCAGTATAACCAGAAGTTACTGTATAAATACCAGGTTGCTCATCAAAAGGTTGCACCATGCACCAAAAGCATCCGCCAGCAAAAATTGCTCGTTCCATCAAATCAGTCCTTTCTTTCCGGTAAATATAAGCCTACCTGAATCTCATCGTCAATTAAATTGATTTTTTTTGCTTTGACGAAAAGTCCCGTAGGTAATTGAAATTGATCCAAGCGCAACGTGATCGATTTATCTTTTGGTTTTACCTCAATCCATTCTGGAAAATCATAACCACGTTTTACCAATTTCATTACTTCTTCAATCGGTAAACCAAGTGTGCCAATCGACATGCTTTTCGCCCGTAATTGGATATTGCCATTTTCCATCACAAAAGGATCAAAATACAAATAAAAATGTACAGGAAAATTTAATACTTTGGTTTCCCCCGAAAGCATTGCTTCATTTTCCAAAGCAAATTGATACTTCACACTACTATCTTTTTGAAAATCGGTTAAATAGTAATCAATCAAAGCATTCAATTGACTTTTATTCATGGAGATCGTCGTTACTTCTTGTCCTTTTTTGTCTAATACTTTTGTTGTTTTACTATAATCGGGTTCGCGAATGGAAAAAATTCGTGTCCCCAAAAACACACCTGTTCCTAAAACAAAAGCAATTAAACACAAAAAGGCAATTTTCCAGCCGTTCATTTTTTTAAAGTCAAATTTTTTTGATGCTTGTTTTTCTTCGCGAGTTTGCGTTGATTTATTCTCTGTCATATGTGACTGCTCCTCGTCTTTATTTTTTGGTCTACTTTTTAATTAGCCATTGTGCTTGTGTTTTGATTAATTCATCCCGCAATGCATTTGCCATTAACTGATAGCCTAAATTATTGGGGTGAAATTTATCTTGATCATACAAAGCGTTGTTATCTACAATATTTAAATCACTACTATCAGAACTTTTTATCTCATCTTCGGTTGAAGAATCCAGAGTACTATCAATACCTACCTCATTATCTAAACCCCGATATAACAGGTCATTAATAGGAATAAAGTAGACATTTTTGAATGTTTTCGTGGTTTCTTCAGTCGCTAAATTCCAGTTATCAACAATTTTTTGCATATCGGTAATTTCAGGAAAGTTTAAATAAAAAGGATTATAAATACCAAAGACATAGATTGGAGCATTTTTATTTTGTTTTTGCATTAGCGCAATAATTTCAGCCACTCTTTTTTGATACTTTTCTTGTGGTCTTTTAAAAGTCTTAATCGATAAACCAAAGAAGTTATCTTGGATGACCTTCATTAAATCGTTGCCCCCCACCGTTAACGTTAGAATATCGGCAGTAGCAACATTTGATAAAATTGACTCCTCTTTTTTCATGCGCGTTAAAATCTGATCACTGCGTTCACCAGCAACACCATAGTTTTCCACTTCCACACTCGTTAAACGATAACGTTCTGTAATATCACTGGTTACTATCGGTACAAAACCACCACGTTTTGTTTCATCGCCGATGCCTTCAGTTAGGGAATCCCCAATGGCGACAAAGTGAAGTTTTTCCTTTTGATTTTTTACCACTTCACTAACTTGGGCAGGCTTTAAAATTGGTTTTGCCTGCGGAATCGTCTGATTTAATACGATATAAATAAGCAATGCTCCAATTCCTACGCTTAAAAGCGTAATCAGGGGTTTAAAAAATTTCAAAAGCTAAACCTCCCTTTAATTAAATAAACTATTATTGATGATTAAAAAAACATCCTGTTACGAATTTGGGCAAAATAATTTCTATTCCTTAACAAAAAGATTAAACCATGCGCTTTTTTTGACAACGAAAATTCCAGCCTTGTCACACTTTTACTGGACTAGTAGCAAAAGCTATAGCACCGCTTATTTTAGCAAAAAAAACATGAAATGGGTAGTTTGCCCACCGCTTTCCTATAAAGCTTTACTTTTCTACAATT
The DNA window shown above is from Enterococcus montenegrensis and carries:
- the msrA gene encoding peptide-methionine (S)-S-oxide reductase MsrA — its product is MERAIFAGGCFWCMVQPFDEQPGIYTVTSGYTGGHVKNPTYEQVLTHTTGHTEAVEIIFDPAVIRYTDLLQIYWQQTDPTDAFGQFQDRGDNYRPVIFYLNEEQKVAALKSRQALADSGIFKEPIVTQIEPAQPFYEAEGYHQDYYKKNPQNFALNHQRRAEFIKEHWEDFDA
- a CDS encoding YpmS family protein; translated protein: MTENKSTQTREEKQASKKFDFKKMNGWKIAFLCLIAFVLGTGVFLGTRIFSIREPDYSKTTKVLDKKGQEVTTISMNKSQLNALIDYYLTDFQKDSSVKYQFALENEAMLSGETKVLNFPVHFYLYFDPFVMENGNIQLRAKSMSIGTLGLPIEEVMKLVKRGYDFPEWIEVKPKDKSITLRLDQFQLPTGLFVKAKKINLIDDEIQVGLYLPERKD
- a CDS encoding SGNH/GDSL hydrolase family protein, which produces MKFFKPLITLLSVGIGALLIYIVLNQTIPQAKPILKPAQVSEVVKNQKEKLHFVAIGDSLTEGIGDETKRGGFVPIVTSDITERYRLTSVEVENYGVAGERSDQILTRMKKEESILSNVATADILTLTVGGNDLMKVIQDNFFGLSIKTFKRPQEKYQKRVAEIIALMQKQNKNAPIYVFGIYNPFYLNFPEITDMQKIVDNWNLATEETTKTFKNVYFIPINDLLYRGLDNEVGIDSTLDSSTEDEIKSSDSSDLNIVDNNALYDQDKFHPNNLGYQLMANALRDELIKTQAQWLIKK